From Triticum aestivum cultivar Chinese Spring chromosome 4A, IWGSC CS RefSeq v2.1, whole genome shotgun sequence, a single genomic window includes:
- the LOC123085644 gene encoding anaphase-promoting complex subunit 11, whose amino-acid sequence MKVKILQWHAVASWTWDAQDETCGICRMAFDGCCPDCKFPGDDCPIIWGACNHAFHLHCILKWVNSQTSTPLCPMCRREWQFKG is encoded by the coding sequence ATGAAGGTCAAAATTCTTCAGTGGCATGCGGTGGCTTCTTGGACATGGGACGCACAAGATGAGACATGTGGCATATGCAGGATGGCTTTTGACGGCTGCTGCCCTGATTGTAAGTTCCCTGGTGATGATTGCCCAATCATTTGGGGTGCCTGCAACCATGCTTTCCATCTTCACTGCATACTCAAGTGGGTCAATTCTCAAACATCAACCCCCCTTTGCCCCATgtgccgtagggagtggcagttcAAGGGCTAA
- the LOC123081876 gene encoding uncharacterized protein — protein MATTTPKATRRASIRGRAWRLLRLAALRARKGIVVRGLGLLKTLGCSGRSDRLRYGEREFSIDETPAFRFRAPSARVLRFIPCIAPAVPDTPDDYSGDRYFFCDPLERVAGSVGDGHGAGLSEYGVENLDDCAEEQLLQRAVMGASCADFGAVEQEDGEDAGVDVKAEEFIANFYSQMRMQRQISSLQYNEMMHRSIC, from the coding sequence ATGGCAACGACGACGCCTAAGGCGACGAGAAGGGCGTCGATACGAGGGCGGGCGTGGCGGCTGCTGCGGCTGGCGGCGCTCCGGGCGCGGAAGGGAATCGTCGTGCGCGGTCTCGGCCTGCTCAAGACCCTGGGGTGCAGCGGGCGCAGCGACCGGCTGCGCTACGGTGAGCGCGAGTTCTCCATCGACGAGACTCCGGCGTTCCGGTTCCGCGCCCCCTCCGCGCGCGTGCTCCGCTTCATCCCCTGCATCGCCCCCGCCGTCCCGGACACCCCCGACGACTACAGTGGCGACCGCTACTTCTTCTGCGACCCGCTCGAGAGGGTCGCGGGCAGCGTCGGGGACGGCCACGGTGCCGGGCTGAGCGAGTACGGCGTCGAGAACCTCGACGATTGCGCGGAGGAGCAGCTGCTCCAGCGGGCGGTGATGGGAGCGAGCTGCGCGGACTTCGGCGCCGTGGAACAAGAGGACGGCGAGGACGCCGGGGTGGACGTCAAGGCGGAGgagttcatcgccaacttctactCGCAGATGAGGATGCAGCGGCAGATCTCCTCGCTGCAGTACAATGAGATGATGCATAGGAGCATCTGCTAG
- the LOC123081875 gene encoding uncharacterized protein, giving the protein MAAPAMFPKATRKASVGGRAWRLLRLAVLWARKGSAAQSLRLLKTLRHSRVAGLGLGHGGRRNDRLHYGEREFSIDETPAFRFRTPSARVLRFIPCIAPSVPDTPGVYGDDRYFFRDDRKRDASCAGDFYDDQPSECGLESLDDGADEQLLERAMMEASVGSAGAAEAGEDAGVDVKADEFIAKFYAQMKLQRQISWLQYNEMMERSVC; this is encoded by the coding sequence ATGGCGGCGCCGGCGATGTTTCCTAAGGCGACCAGGAAGGCCTCCGTGGGCGGCCGGGCGTGGCGGCTGCTGCGGCTGGCGGtgctctgggcgcggaaggggagcGCGGCGCAGAGCCTCCGCCTGCTCAAGACGCTGCGGCACAGCCGCGtcgccggcctcggcctcggccACGGCGGCCGGCGCAACGACCGGCTGCACTACGGCGAGCGGGAGTTCTCCATCGACGAGACGCCGGCGTTCCGGTTCCGCACCCCCTCCGCGCGCGTGCTCCGGTTCATCCCCTGCATCGCGCCCTCCGTCCCCGACACCCCAGGCGTCTACGGCGACGACCGCTACTTCTTCCGCGACGACCGCAAGAGGGACGCGAGCTGCGCCGGGGACTTCTACGATGACCAGCCGAGCGAGTGCGGCCTGGAGAGCCTCGACGATGGCGCGGATGAGCAGCTGCTCGAGCGCGCGATGATGGAGGCGAGCGTCGGCTCGGCGGGAGCCGCGGAGGCCGGCGAGGATGCCGGGGTGGACGTGAAGGCGGACGAGTTCATCGCAAAGTTCTACGCGCAGATGAAGCTGCAACGGCAAATCTCGTGGCTGCAATACAACGAGATGATGGAAAGGAGCGTCTGCTAG
- the LOC123085643 gene encoding uncharacterized protein, producing MAAADYDRAYRPYAPSSAADYDRPYRNEIVPYGDRRIDLVVKPPPPTRSPPPPLPVTKSGGGGGIGSAWCFSDPEVKRRRRVASYKAYSVEGKVKASFRRGFRWIKDKCTGFIHG from the exons ATGGCCGCCGCCGACTACGACCGCGCGTACCGCCCCTAcgcgccctcctccgccgccgacTACGACCGCCCCTACCGCAACGAGATCGTGCCCTACGGCGACCGCCGCATCGACCTCGTCgtcaagccgccgccgcccaccaggtccccgccgccgccgttgccggtCACCAagagcggaggcggaggcgggatAGGCTCCGCCTGGTGCTTCAGCGACCCGGAGGTGAAGAGGCGGCGTCGGGTGGCGAGCTACAAGGCGTACTCGGTGGAAGGAAAAGTCAAGGCCTCCTTCCGCCGGGGCTTCCGCTGGATCAAGGACAAGTGCACGGGCTTCATCCATGGCTG A